In a single window of the Pleurodeles waltl isolate 20211129_DDA chromosome 4_2, aPleWal1.hap1.20221129, whole genome shotgun sequence genome:
- the TOB2 gene encoding protein Tob2 produces the protein MHLEIKVALNFIISYLYNKLPRRRADLFGEELERLLKTKYDGHWYPEKPMKGSGYRCVHIGETVDPVVEQAARRSGLDIDDVRANVPEELSVWIDPFEVSYQIGEKGAVKVLYLDELDNSLELDKEIKSSFNPEAQAFIPITSQDNSLSNSPSPSFGQSPSPTFIPRSAQPITFTTATFAATKFGSTKMKKGGQRVARSPTGSLPKHKGLSLSMHSLNFVGSPNTPSQSQLSPNAKEFVYNGAGGLFYEGSEAGQGTASFGSTFDMAQVLAGGNAGGTGGALFMEKSQFVEGLNFNLNSMQYPGQPFQPVVLAN, from the coding sequence ATGCATCTGGAGATAAAAGTTGCTCTAAACTTCATAATTTCGTACCTGTACAACAAGCTGCCGCGCCGACGCGCTGACCTGTTTGGCGAAGAGTTGGAAAGGTTGCTGAAGACAAAGTACGACGGCCACTGGTACCCTGAGAAGCCCATGAAAGGCTCTGGCTATCGCTGCGTGCACATTGGGGAGACCGTCGACCCGGTAGTGGAGCAGGCGGCACGCCGAAGCGGATTGGACATTGACGACGTGCGAGCTaatgtgccagaagagctaagcgTGTGGATCGACCCCTTCGAAGTGTCCTACCAGATTGGTGAGAAAGGGGCcgtcaaggtactgtacctggacgAGCTTGATAACAGCCTGGAGCTAGACAAGGAGATCAAAAGCAGCTTCAACCCAGAGGCGCAGGCCTTCATCCCTATCACCAGCCAGGACAACTCGCTGTCCAACTCACCATCTCCCTCCTTTGGCCAGTCACCTAGCCCCACTTTCATCCCTCGCTCAGCCCAGCCAATCACTTTTACCACTGCCACTTTTGCCGCCACCAAGTTTGGCTCCACCAAGATGAAGAAGGGTGGGCAGCGGGTGGCCCGCTCACCCACCGGCAGCCTGCCCAAGCACAAGGGCCTTTCTCTGTCCATGCACTCTCTGAACTTCGTTGGCAGCCCCAACACGCCATCACAGTCCCAGCTGTCGCCCAACGCCAAGGAGTTTGTCTACAATGGGGCAGGTGGCCTATTCTACGAGGGGAGTGAGGCGGGGCAGGGCACAGCCTCCTTTGGCAGCACTTTCGACATGGCGCAGGTCCTAGCAGGAGGAAACGCTGGTGGTACTGGCGGCGCCCTATTCATGGAAAAGTCCCAGTTTGTCGAAGGGCTTAATTTCAACCTAAACTCCATGCAGTATCCTGGTCAGCCCTTCCAGCCTGTGGTCTTGGCTAACTAA